In Drosophila nasuta strain 15112-1781.00 chromosome 2R, ASM2355853v1, whole genome shotgun sequence, a single genomic region encodes these proteins:
- the LOC132786211 gene encoding LOW QUALITY PROTEIN: phytanoyl-CoA dioxygenase domain-containing protein 1 (The sequence of the model RefSeq protein was modified relative to this genomic sequence to represent the inferred CDS: inserted 1 base in 1 codon), producing the protein MHNKILDEFNENGYLVIEDFLTPEEVDTLYQAGRTLCLDAPQSNRKIFSTLKAEDAHSKELYFMESGDKVRYFFEQGAVGDEGELIVDPMIALNKVGHALHVEHPTFNAVXREICWQLNYNRPAVCQSMYIYKNSGIGGEVTPHQDSWFLHTEPNSAVGFWFALEDCTLQNGCLQFIKGSHKSGVHRRYLRNPDKDASELMIYDRAAPIYPKSSFTPLQVSKGTCIVIHGNVVHKSEPNRSQKSRHAYTFHVIETENNVKYSEGNWLQAPQDKPFPLLFERKA; encoded by the exons atgcacaacaaaatattgGACGAG ttCAACGAGAATGGCTACCTTGTAATAGAAGACTTTTTAACTCCCGAAGAGGTAGACACTCTATATCAGGCAGGACGCACTCTCTGCTTGGATGCGCCCCAGTCGAATCGAAAAATATTTAGTACTCTCAAAGCAGAAGATGCTCACAGTAAAGAGCTGTACTTCATGGAATCTGGCGACAAGGTTCGCTACTTCTTCGAGCAGGGAGCAGTCGGTGATGAGGGTGAGTTGATCGTGGATCCGATGATTGCACTTAATAAAGTGGGACACGCACTGCATGTGGAGCATCCAACTTTCAATGCCG AGAGAGAGATTTGCTGGCAGTTAAACTATAATCGCCCTGCTGTATGCCAGAGCATGTATATTTACAAGAATTCAGGCATTGGCGGTGAGGTGACACCGCATCAGGACTCTTGGTTCCTTCACACAGAGCCCAACTCCGCGGTGGGATTCTGGTTTGCGCTCGAAGACTGTACGCTTCAGAATGGCTGCCTACAGTTCATAAAGGGCTCTCACAAGAGTGGGGTACATCGACGTTACCTCCGCAATCCCGACAAGGATGCCAGCGAGCTGATGATATACGATCGCGCGGCGCCTATTTATCCGAAGTCCAGCTTTACACCTCTACAAGTCAGTAAAG GCACATGCATAGTTATCCATGGCAATGTGGTGCACAAAAGCGAGCCAAATCGCTCACAGAAGAGTCGCCATGCTTATACCTTCCACGTAATAGAGACTGAGAATAATGTCAAGTATTCGGAGGGCAACTGGTTACAAGCGCCACAAGATAAGCCCTTCCCTTTGCTGTTCGAACGCAAGGCTTAG